The nucleotide sequence GGCGCGCGAAAACACCCGCTCGGGCGTGCGCATCATCAGTTCCAGAATGCGGGCCTCGTGCTCGGTGAGGTTGACGTTCCTGTCGCCCACCGTCATCAGCAGGCTGGAAGTGGACAGTGCCGTGTTGCCGAGGTTCACGCCCGTTCCGGCGGCGGTGCGGCGCAGCAGCGCGGTGATGCGGGCGTCGAGTTCGGGCATGGCGAACGGCTTGGTGAGGTAGTCGTCGGCCCCGGCGTTCAGGCCCGCGACCCGTTCCTGCACCCCGGTGCGGGCGGAGAGCACCAGCACGGGCGTGCTGGAATACTGCCGCAGCGCCTGCACGAGGTCCAGGCCGTCGCCGTCGGGAAGGTTCAGGTCGAGCAGCACCAGTTGCGGCGAGTGCGTGCCCAGCCACGCCTGAGCGTCACGGAGGGTGGCGGCGTGGTGCACCTGGTAGTCGGCGGCGAGGTAGTCCCGGAGCAGCGGCCCGAGGTGGGGATCGTCTTCCACGATCAGGATTTGCGCGAGCATGAGGTCTCCTTGAAGGGCGAAGGGGGAGGGGGCGGAAATGAGAGGCTCAGCCTAGCGTGCCAGGCAATGTGACGCCCGTTTCCTTTCGGCCAGCTCAAGCCCGCCCCGGTGCGGCGCTCAGCGGCCCAGCGCCAGCACGCTGCTTACGGGTGGGGCAATCAGGCTGGTGGGCTGCACGTTGACATTCAGCTTGTAGGGCTGCAACACCTTGTTCAGCGGGAGCAGAGGCCGGGCCGTGTTGCTCGGCGCGCTGCGGTTCGTGGTCGCTGCACCCACGGCGGCGCCGTCCACGTTGAGCAGGAGCTGCCCGCCGCGCAGGGCGCCCTCGTAGCTGCCGCGCAGACCCGCGTAGGTGCCTTTTGCCTTCTCGTCGTCGGTCTGGGAAAACAGCGCCACCACGGGGCCGGTGTAGTCCTTGTCGTACTTGACGGTAAATCGCCCGGCGATGCTCTCGCCGTAGGCCACCTTGTTCTTGAAATCCGGGTCCCACACGATCAGCTTCAGGGCCTGCGCCGGAGCGGCGAGGGCCAGGAGAGCAAGCAGAGCGAGTGAGGTGCGTTTCATCATGGTCAGTGTATCCAGTCGTGTCGGCGCTGAAGGAAACCGGGTCCCTCCAGCAGGGAAGAGAAAGCAAGCGCGGCCACAGGGTCAGGCGTCGTCGGGCGCGGAGGCCACGCACGGTCATCACGGGCAGCTTAGCGGCCCAAGCTGACGCCCCCTTGACTCAGCCCTCCCCGCCGCTGAGCAAAAGTTGATGTTCGGGGTCGGCGGGAGAGCCAGCACCGAAAGCACCCGGCTGACTGTGGCCCGCTAGCCTGGGGGCGTGATACCGCTCTGAAAAATAGTTATACGGATTCCGATTGAATCTGGTAGTTTCAGATTCAATCCGAGCGGATGCGAGTAGGAAAAAATACGGATTCTGCGATATGGATGCACAGGCGGCGCTTTCCCGACTGTGCAGGAATTAAGCGGAATCCGTATTAAGTACATCGAACCTAACATTTCGCATTTTCGGAACAGAACCGAAAACGCTTCATTTCCGGTTCGACGTACTTTTTTCGGGTACTCGCTTCGCTCGGTTAATCTAAAGATTAACTTCGAGGTACTTAGCATGCGCAAACTATTTTTCCGAACGGAGTGAGCAAGAGAAAATACGGGTCTGGGCGACGCGGACTTGCAAAGCTGCGAAGCAGAGCACATTCGGGTGCTTTTCCCGGATGTGCGGAGTAAAGTCCAGACCCGTATGAGTGCTTCTTCGCCGCCCGTTTCGGCCCGCGCCGTCTTTGCCGCCTTTTTGCGGCTGGGGCTGACCTCGTTCGGGGGGCCGGTGGCGCACCTGGGGTTTTTCCGCGAGGAGTTCGTGCGTCGCCGCCGCTGGCTGAGTGACGCCGAGTACGCCGACGTGGTGGCGCTGGCGCAGTTTTTGCCGGGTCCGGCGAGCAGTCAGGTCGGCTTCGCGGTGGGCTACCTGCTGGCCGGGGCGCGGGGAGCGCTGGCGGCGTGGGCGGCGTTTACCCTGCCGAGTGCGCTGCTGCTGGCGGCTTTCGCGCTGCTGGCGGGCCGGGCCGGGGACCTGAGCGGCGCGGGCTGGGTCACCGGCCTGAAGCTGGCGGCGGTGGCGGTGGTCGCGCAGGCGGTGGCGGGCATGTGGGGGACGCTGGTGGCGGGCGAGGGCGCCGCCGGGCGACTGCGGACCGGGCTGGCGCTGGGCACGGCGGCGGGGCTGCTGCTGTGGCCGGGGGCGTGGGCGCAGCTTCTCGCGCTGCTGCTGTGCGCCCTGGTCGGCTGGCGCTGGCTTCCGGCAGCGGCAGGCGCGGGGGGCGACGGGGCGCTGCGCCCCCCGCGCCGAAGTGGAGGGGGACGAACCGGGCTGGGACTGGTCGG is from Deinococcus wulumuqiensis R12 and encodes:
- the chrA gene encoding chromate efflux transporter: MSASSPPVSARAVFAAFLRLGLTSFGGPVAHLGFFREEFVRRRRWLSDAEYADVVALAQFLPGPASSQVGFAVGYLLAGARGALAAWAAFTLPSALLLAAFALLAGRAGDLSGAGWVTGLKLAAVAVVAQAVAGMWGTLVAGEGAAGRLRTGLALGTAAGLLLWPGAWAQLLALLLCALVGWRWLPAAAGAGGDGALRPPRRSGGGRTGLGLVGLALAGLVVLPLLAPLSPAWAFADHVYRAGALVFGGGHVVLPLLEAGLVPGFLSAGQFLAGYGAANAVPGPLFTFASYLGAAQTVFSPLLGAVLGTVFIFVPGLLLMLGALPLWAELSRWPGTRRALGGLNAGVVGLLLAALYDPVFTAAVHGPRDLALALLAYAVLTAGKVPAWAVVLGAALVGGALLGR
- a CDS encoding response regulator transcription factor → MLAQILIVEDDPHLGPLLRDYLAADYQVHHAATLRDAQAWLGTHSPQLVLLDLNLPDGDGLDLVQALRQYSSTPVLVLSARTGVQERVAGLNAGADDYLTKPFAMPELDARITALLRRTAAGTGVNLGNTALSTSSLLMTVGDRNVNLTEHEARILELMMRTPERVFSRADIESHLYGWETPNSNSVEVRISQLRKKLEQAGSDLRIRTIRNVGYVLQH